The genomic DNA CCGACAACACGTCAGCGAAACAACAGCAACGACTGAAGCAACTGGAATGTTATTCGCAAGGCGTGCGGATGCTGTTGACCGATGAGATGGCGACGCAGTTGGATATCGATCGCGGCCAACAAACCAAACTGATCGCGTTGGCAAAGACCTGCCGCGATCTGGAGCAACGTCTTCAGAAGGCTGTCGCCGCCAAACAGCCGACCGACGACCTGACCGAGAAATTGCAAAAGGCAGTCGCTGCGGAACGCGAGGGCTACAAACAGGTGCTCAAGCCACAGCAGATCCAAAAACTGGGGCAGGTTTTGGGAGAGCCCTTCGATACCGGCAAGCTGAAGCGGACCTATCCAATGGCTCCCGAATTCGTCCCCGTCGAACACTGGCTCAATTCGCCGCCGCTGCAGATCCGCGAGCTGAAAGGGAAGGTGGTGCTGGTCCATTTTTATGCTTTCCAATGCCACAACTGCCACGCCAACTTTGCTCATTACCAACGCTGGCACCGCGAACTGCGCGACAAGGGCGTCGTCGTGGTCGGTATCCAGACGCCGGAGACCTCGCGGGAACGCGATCCCAAGGCGGTGCAGGCGGCGGCGGTCGACCGCCAGTTGGAGTTTCCGATCCTTGTCGACCTCGGCTCGCAAAACTGGCGTGCCTGGGGAAACACGA from Rosistilla oblonga includes the following:
- a CDS encoding redoxin domain-containing protein; its protein translation is MKSFFAIAMVGVAVATVARADDSPTAAADDLVPRYFLAMVHAPEVHTELELSEAQIADLENVFQSVDSTWFQSRLLPADQQNKIIDQTELPVRKWFADNTSAKQQQRLKQLECYSQGVRMLLTDEMATQLDIDRGQQTKLIALAKTCRDLEQRLQKAVAAKQPTDDLTEKLQKAVAAEREGYKQVLKPQQIQKLGQVLGEPFDTGKLKRTYPMAPEFVPVEHWLNSPPLQIRELKGKVVLVHFYAFQCHNCHANFAHYQRWHRELRDKGVVVVGIQTPETSRERDPKAVQAAAVDRQLEFPILVDLGSQNWRAWGNTMWPTVYVVDKQGYIRHWWQGELNWQGATGDKTIEDLVEQLLQEG